One segment of Leptospirillum ferrooxidans C2-3 DNA contains the following:
- a CDS encoding RsfS/YbeB/iojap family protein, giving the protein MKTKEGTSAQRGEPVSIKGQSENGSMGSLMDVPEETPAAMARFLLDRKVGNVWILSPGIECSYADHLIIGEVENERHRDSVMDAFDQRFTKRGEPFFYEKGPIWSLMDFGDVVIHLFLSAGRRLYRLEDLFPSSPLWVLSDAGHFALKNPEDRHAPNDGENYLSIPEPNRL; this is encoded by the coding sequence TTGAAGACCAAGGAAGGCACATCGGCTCAAAGAGGGGAACCTGTGTCCATAAAAGGACAGTCAGAAAACGGTTCCATGGGGAGCTTGATGGATGTTCCGGAAGAAACTCCGGCAGCAATGGCCCGATTCCTTCTGGACAGGAAAGTCGGGAATGTCTGGATTCTGAGTCCTGGAATCGAATGTAGCTATGCCGACCACCTGATTATCGGCGAGGTTGAAAATGAACGCCATCGTGACTCCGTTATGGATGCGTTTGATCAACGCTTTACGAAGCGCGGAGAACCTTTCTTTTATGAAAAGGGTCCAATCTGGAGCCTGATGGATTTTGGAGATGTGGTGATTCACCTGTTTTTATCGGCAGGACGTCGGTTGTATCGCCTTGAGGACCTTTTTCCATCGTCTCCATTATGGGTTCTCTCCGATGCGGGCCACTTTGCTTTGAAAAATCCTGAAGACCGCCATGCTCCCAATGATGGTGAAAATTACCTTTCCATTCCGGAGCCGAATCGTTTATGA
- a CDS encoding tetratricopeptide repeat protein, producing the protein MTRFLLLVLILSLVYLVKLFEWNPRSFPFEFLPGRTVLLPEVALMVLALVVGAAFILMVNGVGDAFKWFRSLKNIQEERTEEKVEILWKKIREELNRSHTPQAITLLDRLVAIMPNHTAALFLLGNLKRQGGDLTGAIRIHRRARVFDEEDVRLILALANDYDKAGRLDDELALYREYFKKEGKNALLLGSFRNLLVRLEKWDEALDVQSVLSRSFQKGDRREREVAFLVGIKYESGRQLVREGKSDAGRRLFRSALKINHSFVPARISLSEAQDSEGRGKEALETLLEGWSRDRDMVYLDKIEELALDRGNPDLILSLYERLVQDFPDEPAYFLGQARLLARLMMVDEAIDLLESIDGRVNWDGSFHRLRGELYLRKGDQGNALEAFRKSSLAGTVSEKYFCRSCETRFSEWDGRCPSCRRWNTMTVYPGYNREDASILSSPEFISSEDNVFGSEFDEYTPLSF; encoded by the coding sequence ATGACGCGATTTCTTCTATTGGTCCTGATCCTGTCTCTTGTCTATCTGGTCAAGCTTTTTGAATGGAATCCCCGTTCCTTCCCATTCGAATTTTTGCCAGGCAGGACCGTTCTGCTTCCAGAGGTTGCCTTGATGGTGCTGGCTCTGGTTGTTGGAGCCGCATTCATTCTGATGGTGAACGGGGTGGGAGACGCCTTCAAATGGTTCCGCTCGTTAAAAAACATCCAGGAAGAGCGAACAGAAGAAAAAGTGGAAATTCTCTGGAAGAAGATCAGGGAGGAACTGAATCGTTCCCATACTCCACAAGCGATAACGCTTCTTGACCGTCTTGTTGCGATTATGCCCAATCACACGGCCGCCCTTTTTCTTTTGGGGAACCTGAAGCGTCAGGGGGGTGATCTGACAGGAGCGATCCGTATTCATCGTCGTGCCCGTGTTTTTGATGAAGAGGATGTACGGCTGATTCTCGCGCTGGCCAATGATTATGACAAGGCGGGCCGTTTGGATGACGAGCTTGCCCTGTACCGGGAATATTTCAAGAAGGAAGGGAAAAACGCCCTTCTGTTGGGAAGCTTCAGAAATCTTCTGGTACGTCTTGAAAAATGGGATGAAGCTCTTGATGTCCAGTCTGTTTTGTCCCGTTCTTTTCAAAAGGGAGACCGCAGGGAGAGGGAAGTCGCTTTCCTCGTGGGAATCAAATATGAGTCAGGCCGTCAGCTGGTCAGGGAAGGAAAATCGGATGCGGGAAGGCGATTGTTCCGTAGCGCCCTAAAAATCAATCACTCTTTTGTCCCTGCGAGGATTTCCCTGTCAGAAGCCCAGGATAGTGAAGGTCGCGGAAAAGAGGCTCTTGAAACGCTTCTTGAAGGTTGGTCGAGAGACAGGGATATGGTCTATCTCGACAAGATAGAGGAGCTGGCGCTCGACCGTGGAAATCCCGATTTGATCCTGTCTCTTTACGAACGTCTGGTTCAGGATTTTCCGGATGAGCCGGCCTATTTCCTTGGACAAGCCCGGCTTTTGGCGAGATTGATGATGGTGGATGAGGCGATTGATCTTCTGGAATCGATCGATGGCCGTGTCAACTGGGATGGAAGCTTTCATCGATTGAGGGGGGAATTGTACCTGCGAAAAGGTGATCAGGGCAATGCTCTGGAGGCGTTTCGAAAGTCTTCTCTTGCCGGAACCGTCTCGGAGAAATATTTCTGCAGAAGTTGCGAAACGCGATTTTCCGAATGGGATGGCCGGTGTCCTTCCTGTCGGAGATGGAATACCATGACAGTCTATCCCGGTTATAACAGGGAAGATGCTTCCATCCTTTCCTCCCCCGAGTTTATTTCTTCCGAGGACAATGTCTTCGGTTCAGAGTTTGATGAATATACACCGCTCTCTTTTTAA
- a CDS encoding ComF family protein — MKLLENRWIQGAFSYQGVTRSLFSRAKFYSDPRAMNLLMEYGIARLGVPCERVILLPVPPHKKRLLSRGFSMADRMALLWSRSWGISYSFGGVERKGGPESKRLGRNERLAISSSDRWIFHRNLKKDPVVLVDDLVTTGWTLKSLAHGLEERGVLVAGAIALCMRERFQGSLETGVFHEA, encoded by the coding sequence TTGAAGCTTTTGGAAAACCGGTGGATTCAGGGCGCCTTTTCTTATCAGGGAGTCACCCGGTCCCTTTTCTCCCGTGCCAAGTTTTACTCGGATCCGAGAGCCATGAATCTTCTGATGGAGTATGGGATTGCCCGACTGGGAGTTCCCTGTGAAAGGGTTATTCTCCTGCCTGTTCCCCCGCATAAAAAGAGACTTTTGTCGAGAGGTTTTTCGATGGCAGACCGTATGGCGTTATTATGGAGCAGGTCTTGGGGAATCTCCTATTCTTTTGGCGGTGTGGAGAGAAAAGGCGGTCCGGAGTCAAAGAGACTGGGCCGTAATGAGAGACTGGCGATAAGTTCCAGTGACCGCTGGATTTTTCACAGGAACCTGAAAAAAGATCCTGTTGTTTTGGTGGACGATCTGGTGACCACAGGGTGGACACTTAAAAGTCTTGCCCATGGTCTTGAGGAAAGAGGCGTTTTGGTGGCGGGGGCAATCGCTTTGTGCATGCGTGAACGTTTTCAGGGTAGTCTGGAGACAGGTGTCTTTCATGAAGCCTGA